A single Thermodesulfobacteriota bacterium DNA region contains:
- a CDS encoding DUF493 domain-containing protein codes for MAERTGERVPVEELLEFPTVYSFKAIGHHTREFSERCHRLAREALGGDRRVELRTRLSRQGTYLSATLTARIETAEELKEVYRVLRQVDGLITLL; via the coding sequence ATGGCGGAGCGCACCGGCGAGCGCGTCCCGGTGGAGGAGCTCCTGGAGTTCCCCACCGTGTACAGCTTCAAGGCCATCGGGCACCACACCCGCGAGTTCTCGGAACGATGCCACCGCCTGGCCCGCGAAGCCCTGGGCGGGGACCGCAGGGTCGAGCTGCGCACCCGCCTGAGCCGCCAGGGGACCTACCTCTCGGCCACCCTCACCGCCCGGATCGAGACCGCCGAGGAGCTCAAGGAGGTCTACCGGGTGCTGCGCCAGGTGGACGGCCTCATCACCCTGCTCTGA
- the fliQ gene encoding flagellar biosynthesis protein FliQ, protein MNPDDVVAVGRQALEVTVLLASPLLITALVVGVLISLVQAVTQIQEQTLTFVPKFLAILLVFLLSLPWAMNVMLSYATELFLSFHRFVG, encoded by the coding sequence GTGAACCCCGACGACGTGGTCGCCGTGGGCCGTCAGGCCCTGGAGGTGACGGTGCTCCTGGCGAGCCCGCTGCTCATCACGGCGCTGGTGGTGGGGGTCCTCATCAGCCTGGTGCAGGCGGTGACCCAGATCCAGGAGCAGACGCTCACCTTCGTGCCCAAGTTCCTCGCCATCCTCCTGGTCTTCCTCCTCTCCCTCCCCTGGGCCATGAACGTCATGCTCAGCTACGCCACCGAGCTCTTCCTGAGCTTCCACCGGTTCGTGGGGTAG
- the fliP gene encoding flagellar type III secretion system pore protein FliP (The bacterial flagellar biogenesis protein FliP forms a type III secretion system (T3SS)-type pore required for flagellar assembly.), whose amino-acid sequence MRRVLPALLLLLAATGASAQEELIPALRFGLERATGPQDVALTLQIVFLLTVLTLAPAILILLTSFTRIVVVLSFLRNALGTQAMPPNQVLVGLALFLTLFVMTPTWDGVYGDALRPYLDGRISQAQALENARPPVQKFLLAHTREKDIALFVRLGKLAPPRTPDEVPMTALVPAFIISELRTAFTIGFLLYIPFVIIDLVVASVLMSMGMFMLPPMMVSLPFKLIFFVLVDGWNLVVGSLARSFLG is encoded by the coding sequence GTGAGGCGGGTCCTCCCCGCCCTCCTGCTTCTGCTCGCCGCCACCGGGGCTTCGGCCCAGGAGGAGCTGATCCCCGCGCTCCGGTTCGGGCTGGAGCGGGCCACGGGGCCCCAGGACGTGGCCCTCACGCTCCAGATCGTGTTCCTGCTCACGGTCCTCACGCTGGCACCCGCGATCCTGATCCTCCTCACCTCGTTTACCCGGATCGTGGTAGTGCTCTCCTTCCTGCGAAACGCCCTGGGCACCCAGGCCATGCCCCCCAACCAGGTGCTGGTGGGGCTGGCCCTCTTCCTCACCCTGTTCGTCATGACCCCCACCTGGGACGGGGTGTACGGCGACGCGCTGCGCCCCTACCTGGACGGCCGCATCTCCCAGGCCCAGGCCCTGGAGAACGCCCGGCCGCCGGTGCAGAAGTTCCTCCTCGCCCACACCCGAGAGAAGGACATCGCGCTCTTCGTGCGCCTGGGCAAGCTCGCGCCGCCCCGCACCCCGGACGAGGTGCCCATGACCGCGCTCGTGCCCGCCTTCATCATCAGCGAGCTGCGCACGGCCTTCACGATCGGGTTCCTCCTCTACATCCCCTTCGTGATCATCGACCTGGTGGTGGCCAGCGTGCTCATGAGCATGGGAATGTTCATGCTGCCCCCCATGATGGTGAGCCTGCCCTTCAAGCTCATCTTCTTCGTGCTCGTGGACGGCTGGAACCTGGTGGTGGGGAGCCTCGCGCGGAGCTTCCTCGGGTGA
- a CDS encoding flagellar biosynthetic protein FliO produces MNGPSLSRAPARTALLLLALALSWGAGAPAWGQERARVEWQEPTVNVRSGPNLGASRVGRLARGAEVEVLGERAEWTRVRHAGGEGWVVTRSLRRLPATAPEPAAAAPPPEPARTETSGPHPPPPHSPEPAQAPPPAAAPPAVPDRDAGDLGYLSGLEETPSPSYEPGPGLLRLLSGLLLVLALLAGLVWALRKLSGGGLLAGGRRAGPIRVLAARAVGPRQGLVLVEVGGLVWLLSQGPEGLRLVAEIRDEAALERLNGQYGFRETPFETALRNRLDIEGAEPGQGATAAPAGNRSPGEGAATSPEERLAALRRRPPAGGGTP; encoded by the coding sequence GTGAACGGGCCTTCCCTTTCCCGGGCACCGGCCCGCACCGCCCTCCTCCTGCTCGCCCTGGCTCTCTCCTGGGGCGCCGGGGCTCCCGCCTGGGGGCAGGAACGCGCCCGGGTAGAGTGGCAGGAGCCCACCGTCAACGTGCGGTCGGGCCCGAACCTGGGCGCCAGCCGGGTGGGACGCCTCGCCCGGGGCGCCGAGGTCGAGGTGCTGGGGGAGCGCGCAGAGTGGACGCGGGTGCGCCACGCCGGGGGTGAGGGATGGGTGGTCACCCGAAGCCTGCGACGGCTCCCGGCAACCGCCCCGGAGCCGGCGGCGGCTGCTCCGCCCCCCGAGCCGGCTCGGACCGAGACCTCCGGCCCGCACCCGCCCCCCCCCCACTCCCCGGAGCCGGCGCAGGCGCCGCCCCCCGCTGCTGCGCCACCGGCCGTTCCCGACCGGGACGCCGGGGACTTGGGGTACCTGAGCGGCCTGGAGGAAACGCCTTCGCCGTCCTACGAGCCGGGACCCGGGCTCCTTCGGCTGCTCTCGGGCCTTCTCCTGGTGCTGGCCCTCCTGGCGGGTCTGGTGTGGGCGCTCCGCAAGCTCTCGGGGGGCGGCCTCCTGGCCGGAGGGCGGCGGGCCGGCCCCATCCGGGTCCTCGCCGCCCGGGCGGTGGGCCCCCGGCAGGGGCTCGTGCTCGTGGAGGTGGGGGGGCTGGTGTGGCTCCTCTCCCAGGGCCCCGAAGGCCTGCGGCTCGTTGCCGAGATCCGCGACGAAGCCGCCCTGGAGCGGCTCAACGGGCAGTACGGGTTTCGGGAGACCCCCTTCGAGACGGCCCTGCGCAACCGGTTGGACATCGAGGGCGCGGAACCGGGACAGGGAGCAACGGCCGCGCCCGCCGGGAACCGATCGCCGGGCGAGGGTGCCGCGACGAGCCCCGAAGAGCGCCTAGCCGCCCTGCGCCGGCGTCCTCCGGCCGGAGGGGGAACGCCGTGA
- a CDS encoding FliM/FliN family flagellar motor switch protein produces MARAAQPPAPERGDEGGDKRDWGILRDIPLRLTVEIGRTRTRVREILGLEVGSLVVTTKLSGEPMDLSLNGEIFARAEVIIIKDKLWARLTKIVGTDR; encoded by the coding sequence GTGGCAAGAGCGGCCCAGCCCCCGGCACCGGAGCGGGGGGACGAGGGGGGAGACAAACGCGACTGGGGCATCCTGCGCGACATCCCGCTTCGCCTCACGGTGGAGATCGGGCGTACCCGCACCCGGGTGAGGGAAATCCTGGGGCTCGAGGTGGGCTCCCTGGTGGTCACCACCAAGCTCTCGGGCGAGCCCATGGACCTCTCCCTGAACGGCGAGATCTTCGCCCGGGCGGAAGTCATCATCATCAAGGACAAGCTCTGGGCCCGCCTCACCAAGATCGTGGGGACGGACCGGTGA